The window TTCTATGATCCCAAGCAGCCTCCGCAGTCCGGCAGAAATTCCATCATCGTGTACGAACTCGGTGCCTTCTTTATCGAGAGCGTTGATTCCGTCGGTAACGTCACGGCCCGGTTCATGAACACCGTAGCCGTTGACCCGGAATCCACCGATGACTCCGACTGCATGCTCCGTATGAGCAGGATCATGCTCGATTCCAGTCGTCAGTAACAATCACTTCCCCCCACGTAAGAGGCCCCGTTTTCCATAAGGAGACGGGGCCTCTTATTATATCTGCAATCCAACTTGACCTAAGTTTGTGATAAACCGGGGTCATATGCACAATTGTTTGCATTAATGTATAAATATGACATAAGATCGATAAGTAAAAGACAATAGGAGCTCGCATGCAAACGCCCCTTCGGCTGATCATTCTCGTCCTGTTCACTGCCGTAATAGCCCTGCCGTGGAAACCGGCACAGGCCCAGGATCCGCTGCGCATTGCCACCGAGGGAGCATACCCGCCATTCAATGAAGTGGACAAGGACGGCAAGCTCGTCGGATTCGACGTTGACATAGCAATGGCCCTGTGTGAGGCCATGGGCACCACCTGCACCCTTGAGTCGGTTGCCTGGGATAACCTGTTGCCGGAACTGAATGCCGGGAAATTCGATGTCATCGTGGCCAGCATGGCCAAGACCCCTGAAAGAGAAGAACACGCCATCTTCACAGACTATTACTACCGCTCTCGCTCCATGTTCGTCGGCACACCATCCACACTGTTCTTCCAGACCCGCGAAGGTGTCAAAGGCATGAAGCTGGCCGCCCAGGAAGGAACGGTTCAGGAGCAATATCTTCGTGATAATTTTGAAGGGTCTGCCTCCATTGTCACTGCTCCGGACATGAAGGACTGCTTTGACATGCTCCACAAAGGCGAGGTGGATGCGGTCCTCTCTGACAGCCTGACCATTTTCGATTTCCTTCAATCCGACAAAGGGAAGCGATTCGATTTCATCGGCAATCCTTTGCCCGCAGATGATCCGTCCAGTGAGGCGTGCATTGCAGTGGCAAAGAGCAAGCCGCAACTGGCGGCACAGATCAACAGCGCCCTCAGGGAGATTCGTTTCAACGGCACCTATGACCGGATCAATCTGAAGTATTTCCCCTTCTCCATTTACTAGGAAAGGACCGCGCTCATCATGACCACAAATCGCGAATACGGGAAGAATCGACGGAGCAAACCTCGTTTGATTCCGACTATCGGCCTGTATAGCGTCATCGCACTTATCTTCCTGTTCATCATCGGATTGGTGATGAGCCGATCGCTGGCAGAAATCGGCTCCATGGCTGAAGAGTCACGCGACGTGCTTCTGCCGTCCATTCTCGACCGCCAGCGCACGGCCATCAACCTGGAGCGCATGGGGCGCTTCGCAGAGATCGTCT of the Pseudodesulfovibrio sp. zrk46 genome contains:
- a CDS encoding transporter substrate-binding domain-containing protein — protein: MQTPLRLIILVLFTAVIALPWKPAQAQDPLRIATEGAYPPFNEVDKDGKLVGFDVDIAMALCEAMGTTCTLESVAWDNLLPELNAGKFDVIVASMAKTPEREEHAIFTDYYYRSRSMFVGTPSTLFFQTREGVKGMKLAAQEGTVQEQYLRDNFEGSASIVTAPDMKDCFDMLHKGEVDAVLSDSLTIFDFLQSDKGKRFDFIGNPLPADDPSSEACIAVAKSKPQLAAQINSALREIRFNGTYDRINLKYFPFSIY